A stretch of the Macaca mulatta isolate MMU2019108-1 chromosome 14, T2T-MMU8v2.0, whole genome shotgun sequence genome encodes the following:
- the LOC144334062 gene encoding uncharacterized protein LOC144334062 gives MPAEGLQEAKAIELLLSFTLLYLLEWDGTLFFTAVGQGAPEFPRTAGSTCLQDSQVLREARAEVILEPDSGGLVDLVTSGCWACHKGPRCRPRSFQPGQSR, from the exons ATGCCTGCAGAGGGACTGCAGGAAGCCAAGGCCATTGAGCTGCTGCTCTCTTTCACCCTG ctGTACCTGCTGGAATGGGATGGCACTCTTTTCTTTACTGCCGTGGGGCAGGGAGCTCCAGAATTTCCGAGGACTGCAGGGAGCACCTG TCTACAAGACAGCCAAGTGTTAAGAGAAGCCAGAGCTGAAGTTATCTTGGAGCCAGACAGTGGAGGATTGGTGGATTTGGTCACCAGTGGATGCTGGGCTTGCCACAAGGGGCCAAGGTGTCGACCAAGGAGCTTCCAACCAGGACAGAGCCGCTAA